In Ancylothrix sp. D3o, the genomic stretch TTGGTAAAGCTTTATTTTTCTGTAACAATCTACTCCAAATTTTGAACCTTTTTTAGTTTAAAATCTTTCCAAAGATAGAGGGCTTGCTCTCAGACCTACTCAAAAAAACTAGCAAACAGCACTCCACTCAGAAAATAGCTATGTTAACATTCCAGAAGTTTTCAAAAAATGTTATGCGTTCGGTTTTACTCATTGGATTTACAATCTTATCGTTATTCTACTCTTTTTTAGATATTAATTATGCTTATGCACAAGGGATTAACATAAAGTTATTATCCGATAATTCTTTATTTAAGGCTGAATTTAATATTGATTCAATTGTTCGTATCGACAAAGGAATTGAAGCTAATCTTTATCAACATCAAACTGATCCATCTGAGAACTTACCCTTGGAAAAGAAGCTATTTAATCATGGTATAGACCAAGCAAAAAATGGAAACCATGAAAAAGCCATACAGTTTTATACAAAAGCCCTTCAGGTTAATCCTCTTTTTGCTAAAGCTTATTTAAATCGAGGATATGCTCGTTCTAAGCTGGACGAAATAGAAAATACTTTTGAAGACTATAATAAATCTATAGAAATCAGCCCTGATTTAGCAGTTGCTTACATTGCCCGAGGCAATCTTTATTTTGAACAAAAGGAAAATGAAAATGCTTTGGCAGATTTTGATACAGCAATTAATATCAACAACAATTATGAGGAGGCTTACTTTGGAAAAGGTTCTGTTTATTTAAAACTAGAACAATATGAAGACGCTATTAAAAATTTTTCTAAAGCTATTAGTTTAAATCCTCAATATATGGATGCTTATATTATGAGAGGATATGCTAAATCCTACTTAAAAGATTATAGAGGAGTGGTTGAAGATTCTACAAAAGCCATTAATTTAGATGCTAATCATCAAGAATATATTGCCTATAGTAACAGAGGTTTGGCTTTATCCTATTTAGAAGAAAACCAGAAAGCACTAAAAGACTTAAACGAATGTCTAAAAATTAATTCAGACTTTTTCATTGGTCACTATAACCGAGGGGAAGTTTTAAGAAGGTTAGGTAAATACAAGGAAGCGGTTGCTTCTTATGATAAAGCTTTACAGTATAATCCTGATGATTATGAAATTTTGAATAGTAGAGGAGATGCTTTACTAGATTTAGAAAAATATGAAGAAGCTATTGACTCTTACGACAAAGCTTTACGCTACAAACGCGATGATTATGCCACATGGGCTAATAGAGGATTTGCACTTAGCCAGTTAGAGAAATACAAAGAAGCCATTGATTCTTATGACGAAGCTTTAGATTATAATCCGAGCAGTGAAATAGTTTGGTTAAACAAAGGTAATGCTTTTTTAAAATTACACCAGTACAAAGAAGCTATTGATTCTTGCGATCATGCTCTGCGTTATCAGCCAAAATTCTATGGAGCTTGGGGAATTAGAGGAATTGCTTTTACTCAATTGGGAAAATATAAACAAGCACTTGATTCTTATGACAAACTGTTAGAGTATCAACCCGATGATAGTGCAGCGTGGTACTATAAAGCCTGCATTTATGGATTGCAAGGAAACTTATCTCAGGCTGTAGAGCATTTGAAGCAAGCCATTAAATTGGATCAAAAATGGAAAAAGGAAGCCAAGGATGATGAAGATTTTGATTTAATTCGCAACGAACCAGAATTCCAAGAATTGCTCTAATCTTAATCTCAGTTTACTTTGGGAGTGATAAGGAACCAAGCGCACCAACCCCCCAACGCAACAATCCCGCCAGAGCTAGTAAGTGCGGGATTTTCTATTATATCAGTTTTTAATAAAGAGCTGCGCGGCCTGAGTTAACGGGTGTTTGTTTTTTTTATGCTCCTAATTTACCGGACTCCTCTAGTCTGGCGAATCCATCCGGTGAGGTAACTTGAGTGGATATTCTCTACTCCCAACGAATTGGCGGCGGGAGAAGTTGGCCGGAATTGTGCCGGTGGGAACCGAGGTCACCGGGGCTGTTTGGGAGATTTATGGAGTTGCTTCTGCAATCAGCGGCAAAGCACCTTCCCGACAAGGATATGAAGGTTGTTTTACTCAGCAGAACTGGTTTGATTGCGGTCTCTTTGAATCCACTGGTAAACACTCATTTGGTAAACACTCATTCCCCATTTGTAAACTAAAAATTCATGGTAATCTAAAGAAAAATAGTTGTTCATAAAATTCGACTCTTTCAATTTTTTCAACAGCCATAAGCTTATTGGAATAGTAATGATGCCAATCATTAGTTCTGCAATAAACATATAAATTATAGCTCGACACATTAAATTAAATGCTAATCTAGCAAAAATGTATATCCAAAAAGGAAGCACAGCAATTAACAGAACTACTACAGCAATAGGGAAAAAAATAAGAATAACAGTTAACCAAAAAGTGGCTGTATTCATAAAGTTATTTTCGTTGTGTATAGATAGTAAAGTTATTCATGTCATCTTAACCCGCTCCCCCATCTGCCGCAACTGCAACTCAATCAGCTTAATCGCCATCAGTGAGGGGGTGGCATGACCACGCTCCCAGCGGTTGATGGTCTGGAAGGACACACCGAGACGAGCGGCCAACTTCTCCTGGGAGAGGTTCATGCGCTTGCGTAGGGTCTTGATGAGTTCAGGAATTTGCAAGGTGAAAGAAGTCATCGTTTTAGGATAATCCAAACAGACCGTATAACATTCTTGATATTGTCTTAAAATTTTCTGGCTTCCGGTTGTAATATTGAACAGTTCATACGATATTTATTGGCCGGTGATGCCAAGAAGGTCGCTAAAGTCCGTGATGCCGGTGCTGACAATAAGATCGCTAAAGTTCCCAAAGTCTCTGGATGCCGGTGGTGGCGGGGATGTCGGTGATGTACATTTTCTCTATGCCGGCCTGAAACAGCCATGAGTTTTAGCATTTCCAAGCGATACACCGGCCTGTTTACGTTCAAGAGCTTGCCTAGATTCACTAGCCCCCAAACATTCCACCGGCTTTCTTATATCCACCAGCACTGCCAGATTCACCGGCCCCTGAACATCCAAGGGCGCCACCGCAGAAATCGGTGTGTCAATGTAGTGTTTCAAGATCCAAGAACTCTATGACGTCCACATACCAATGAATCAAATCGGTTTTAAGTTGATTCTTAAGTGGCCTAATTTCATCAACTTAACAGGGCCAGTGATGCGATGGGTGTCTACTGAAGTGGCCATGAGTGTCGGTGGTATTGCGTAATTTGTTTATGTTTATTTGGGTGCCGGTGGGATACTGTATGGGCCGGTGTCCGCCTGGGGTGCCGATAATTTCCCCACAGAGGGGGGAGACTGGGTATCGACCCCGCAGCCACACCAATACCGCTCCTGAAATTATTGCTTTTTACGGACGAAGTGAAGAATTAAGAAACTGGGTATCAACCCCGCAGCGACACCAATACCCCCGTAAATCAATTGTTGTTGCAAGGTTCCTTCGTTGTCTCTAACGGAACGGGTGCTGTAGCTTCGTCCAGAGTAAATTTCTCGACTTCTTGTGGAATTACAAAACATATCTCCGGGGCTGCAACTTCGAGAATAACCTTGCCCCGGAATGCTCTCATAGAGAGTGTAGGGAATGGGAGAAGCGAGGGTTACTCCAACAATTCCTCCAATAATTGAGCAGACTACGATGGGGATGAATGCCTTCATATCGCTAATGTTTTTGATGCCGGTGAGTGTTAATTTAATTATGGTGGGGGATGGGCGAGCTTTTAGTTTTTCCTTTGCATAAAAATGCCAAGCTGGGCTGATTCTTGATTCATCATTTTGCCTTAACGACATTTTTCATTAGGAGATAACGACCAATCGTATAATTGAGGATCTTGCTGATTATTGTCCGTGATAATGTGTAACTTTTTGCCATATACATTAAAAAATGAGCCTGTACAAAATCCTTTTCCTGTACCAGAACAATCTCCAAATTCATGGTAATTAAGATTCCTAACCATTCGACTTGCTAACCCTCTTAATTCTCTTATTTGATAGGGATGCTTGTAGTCGAATTGCCATCCTGAGTCTAAAATAACTTCTCTTGCTTGGCTGTAAGGCATTCCCTGATATAAGCCCTTCGGTAATTCCTGCTCTGACTGACCTAACAAACATGATTCTTGGCTTGATAAAGTCCAATGATATAATCTAGGATCTCGTTCGTTATTGACAGTGATAATCCCTAAACTTTTACCATCTGAACCAATAAAAGAACCGCCACAAAATCCTCGGCCAGTTCCAGCACAATCTCCAAATTCATCATAACCTAGGCCGTTAACCATTCGACTTGTCAATCCAGATAATTCTCTGAAACGGGGACGTTCATAATCTATCAGCCATCCTGAATTGAGGATAAGCTCTCTGGCTTCGCTGTAAGGCATTCCCTGACGCAAACCAGTAGGAATTTCCTGCCCTATTCCAACCAACGGAAATAGCGCGAGATTAACAATGATTCCAATTCCAGATAAAAGTGCATACCGCATAGTATTTGCCCCTGCTATGAAGATAACTTATTATTCACGAATTTTTATTGGGATAGTTCCTATTCAGTGCCAATGATTTAGCAAACTGCCAAGTTGTTTAAGTAAGTTATGCTATTTTGTAGATTAATTAAATCATTATGTCTACTCCCCATCTTAATGGAATGGGTTGACCCCTG encodes the following:
- a CDS encoding tetratricopeptide repeat protein; the encoded protein is MLTFQKFSKNVMRSVLLIGFTILSLFYSFLDINYAYAQGINIKLLSDNSLFKAEFNIDSIVRIDKGIEANLYQHQTDPSENLPLEKKLFNHGIDQAKNGNHEKAIQFYTKALQVNPLFAKAYLNRGYARSKLDEIENTFEDYNKSIEISPDLAVAYIARGNLYFEQKENENALADFDTAININNNYEEAYFGKGSVYLKLEQYEDAIKNFSKAISLNPQYMDAYIMRGYAKSYLKDYRGVVEDSTKAINLDANHQEYIAYSNRGLALSYLEENQKALKDLNECLKINSDFFIGHYNRGEVLRRLGKYKEAVASYDKALQYNPDDYEILNSRGDALLDLEKYEEAIDSYDKALRYKRDDYATWANRGFALSQLEKYKEAIDSYDEALDYNPSSEIVWLNKGNAFLKLHQYKEAIDSCDHALRYQPKFYGAWGIRGIAFTQLGKYKQALDSYDKLLEYQPDDSAAWYYKACIYGLQGNLSQAVEHLKQAIKLDQKWKKEAKDDEDFDLIRNEPEFQELL
- a CDS encoding DNA-binding transcriptional regulator, which gives rise to MDYPKTMTSFTLQIPELIKTLRKRMNLSQEKLAARLGVSFQTINRWERGHATPSLMAIKLIELQLRQMGERVKMT